The Metabacillus litoralis genome contains a region encoding:
- a CDS encoding carbohydrate ABC transporter permease, with protein sequence MSARAMKQSVKGYLFISPFIIGFLAFTFIPILTSLYFSFTKYNLFAPPTWIGLENYKKMFTADPRYWQSLKVTLIYVFAGVPLRLGFALMIAMILNTASRAVGLYRSLFYLPSLIGGSVAVAIMWRNIFGDEGIVNLLLGFLGIPDVRWFGDPTAALWMLILLSVWQFGSSMLIFLAGLKSIPVTYYEAASVDGASHWQKFTKITLPMLSPVILFNTIMQTIAAFMTFVPAFIISKGTGGPLDGTLLYSLYLFIQGFEFFNMGYASAMAWVMLIIVGLLTALIFFSSKYWVHYESEGGK encoded by the coding sequence ATGAGTGCACGCGCTATGAAGCAAAGTGTAAAAGGCTATTTATTTATCAGTCCCTTTATCATTGGGTTTTTAGCGTTTACGTTTATCCCAATCTTAACCTCATTATATTTTTCTTTTACAAAATATAATCTGTTTGCTCCCCCAACTTGGATTGGGCTTGAAAACTATAAAAAAATGTTTACAGCGGATCCAAGATACTGGCAATCTCTTAAAGTTACTCTTATCTATGTATTTGCAGGTGTTCCGCTACGTTTAGGATTCGCTCTTATGATCGCTATGATCTTAAATACAGCATCAAGAGCAGTTGGTTTATATCGCTCGTTGTTTTATTTACCCTCTTTAATAGGTGGTAGTGTAGCGGTAGCAATCATGTGGCGAAATATATTTGGTGATGAGGGAATTGTTAACTTACTTTTAGGGTTTTTAGGTATTCCCGATGTTCGTTGGTTTGGCGATCCTACAGCTGCACTTTGGATGTTGATTTTATTATCTGTATGGCAGTTTGGATCATCGATGCTAATTTTCTTAGCTGGATTGAAAAGCATTCCAGTAACATATTACGAGGCTGCAAGCGTAGATGGTGCAAGCCATTGGCAAAAGTTTACAAAAATAACACTGCCTATGCTAAGTCCAGTTATATTGTTTAACACAATTATGCAAACAATTGCTGCATTTATGACATTTGTACCTGCCTTTATTATTTCAAAGGGTACAGGTGGTCCGTTAGATGGTACACTTCTTTACTCACTCTATCTTTTCATTCAAGGCTTCGAATTTTTTAATATGGGATATGCATCTGCAATGGCCTGGGTGATGTTAATTATTGTTGGACTATTAACTGCACTCATATTTTTCTCATCGAAGTATTGGGTTCACTATGAATCTGAGGGAGGGAAATAA
- a CDS encoding carbohydrate ABC transporter permease — protein MKKPKWWIYHILVGGFALLMLYPVIWLLMSSFKPSETIFVTAQSLIPDPWILTNFSQGWEGIGGNSFGVFIKNTVVLVILTMIGQVISSAFIAFGFARLEFVGKKFWFAIMMVTLMLPYEVVMIPQYIIFSKLGWLDSIKPIAVPAYFGHPFFIFLLVQFIRTIPRELDEAATIDGCSTFKIFYKIILPLIRPALATAAIFSFYWTWDNLLGPVLYLNSPDKYTVSMALNMFLSNETVSNWGAMFAMSIVTLVPVFVVFFLFQRHVVEGISTSGLKG, from the coding sequence ATGAAAAAACCAAAATGGTGGATTTATCATATCCTGGTTGGCGGATTTGCTTTGTTAATGCTTTATCCTGTGATTTGGCTGTTAATGAGCTCCTTTAAACCAAGTGAAACAATCTTTGTAACAGCACAATCTTTAATACCTGATCCTTGGATCTTAACTAACTTTAGTCAAGGCTGGGAAGGAATCGGTGGTAATTCATTTGGCGTTTTTATTAAAAACACAGTAGTACTTGTTATTTTAACGATGATTGGTCAAGTCATATCATCTGCCTTTATCGCGTTTGGCTTCGCGAGATTAGAGTTTGTAGGGAAGAAGTTTTGGTTTGCGATTATGATGGTCACATTAATGCTACCTTATGAGGTTGTTATGATTCCGCAATACATTATTTTTTCTAAATTAGGATGGCTTGATTCAATTAAGCCGATTGCAGTACCTGCCTATTTCGGACATCCGTTTTTCATTTTTCTACTAGTCCAATTTATCAGGACTATCCCAAGAGAGCTTGATGAAGCAGCGACAATTGATGGGTGTAGTACATTTAAAATCTTTTATAAGATTATCCTTCCATTAATTAGACCAGCTTTGGCTACAGCAGCAATCTTCTCGTTTTATTGGACTTGGGATAATTTATTAGGACCGGTTTTATATTTAAACAGCCCTGATAAATATACAGTTTCCATGGCATTAAATATGTTTTTAAGTAATGAAACTGTTTCAAACTGGGGTGCCATGTTTGCGATGTCTATTGTCACATTAGTACCCGTATTCGTTGTTTTCTTCTTATTCCAAAGACATGTTGTGGAAGGGATCAGTACAAGTGGATTAAAGGGTTAA
- a CDS encoding YesL family protein yields METHGFLGGVHNVLEWISRLALLNILWIFFSILGLGIFGFFPATAAMFSVVRRWSLREMDFSIFSTFWKAYKKEFIKSNILGMILTLIGIVLIIDVYYLKQASLTIQQLLSVPFLILSILFLCMLLYVFPMYVHYEMKVLQIIKNSFFVMIMNPLSTLMMLVCGVGLVILLSFAPPLLLICSGNLLALLMTKPAMNAFQKINVKQQERIAQNGKRQDLVN; encoded by the coding sequence ATGGAGACTCATGGATTTTTAGGTGGTGTTCATAATGTATTAGAATGGATTTCAAGATTAGCGCTATTAAATATTTTATGGATCTTCTTTTCTATCCTTGGATTAGGGATTTTTGGTTTTTTTCCAGCAACGGCTGCTATGTTTTCGGTTGTGAGAAGGTGGTCATTAAGAGAAATGGACTTTTCCATCTTTTCAACCTTTTGGAAGGCATATAAAAAAGAGTTTATAAAAAGTAATATTCTTGGGATGATTCTCACATTGATAGGTATTGTACTCATAATAGATGTGTACTATCTGAAGCAGGCTTCCTTAACAATTCAACAGCTATTATCCGTTCCTTTTTTAATTCTTTCTATTTTATTTTTATGTATGTTGCTTTATGTTTTTCCTATGTACGTACATTATGAGATGAAGGTCCTGCAAATTATAAAAAACTCTTTTTTTGTTATGATTATGAATCCATTATCAACTTTGATGATGCTAGTGTGTGGAGTCGGTTTGGTGATCTTGCTGTCTTTTGCTCCCCCATTACTTCTTATTTGCAGTGGGAATTTGTTAGCTCTTCTTATGACAAAGCCTGCAATGAATGCTTTTCAGAAAATTAATGTCAAGCAACAAGAACGTATAGCACAAAATGGGAAGAGGCAGGATCTTGTCAATTAG